From the Burkholderia ubonensis genome, one window contains:
- the cysS gene encoding cysteine--tRNA ligase, whose amino-acid sequence MESLRIYNTLARDKQVFVPRQPGEVRMYVCGITVYDYCHVGHARMLVVFDLVQRWLRAIGYRVTYVRNITDIDDKIIRRAVENGETIKSLTDRFIAAMHEDENALGIQRPDIEPRATHFIPQMLGMIETLEANGYAYQANDGDVNYSVRKFANYGKLSGKSLDDLRAGERVAANDAKEDPLDFVLWKRAKPEDPEGASWDSKYGAGRPGWHIECSAMGCTLLGEHFDIHGGGQDLQFPHHENEIAQSEGATGQTFVNYWIHNGFVQVDNEKMSKSLGNFFTIRDVLEQYDAEVVRFFIVRTHYRSPLNYSDVHLDDARAALTRLYTALKDVAPDAAALDWNEPHAQRFAAAMNDDFNTSLAVSVLFELAGEVNRTRDAALARQLKQLAALLGLLGREPRAFLQQAAGAAQEGALAADEIEARIAARGAAKRAKDYAEADRIRAELLEAGVALEDKPGGSTEWRRV is encoded by the coding sequence ATGGAATCACTGCGCATCTACAACACGCTCGCGCGTGACAAGCAAGTTTTCGTGCCGCGCCAGCCCGGCGAGGTGCGGATGTACGTATGCGGAATCACCGTCTACGACTATTGTCACGTGGGCCATGCGCGCATGCTGGTCGTGTTCGACCTCGTGCAGCGCTGGCTGCGTGCGATCGGCTACCGGGTCACGTACGTGCGCAACATCACCGACATCGACGACAAGATCATCCGCCGCGCGGTCGAGAACGGCGAGACGATCAAGTCGCTGACCGACCGTTTCATCGCCGCGATGCACGAGGACGAGAATGCGCTCGGCATCCAGCGCCCGGACATCGAGCCGCGCGCGACCCACTTCATTCCGCAGATGCTCGGGATGATCGAGACGCTCGAGGCGAACGGCTACGCGTATCAGGCGAATGACGGCGACGTCAATTATTCGGTGCGCAAGTTCGCGAACTACGGGAAGCTGTCGGGCAAGTCGCTCGACGACCTGCGCGCGGGCGAGCGCGTCGCCGCGAACGACGCGAAGGAAGACCCGCTCGATTTCGTGCTGTGGAAGCGCGCGAAGCCGGAGGATCCGGAAGGCGCGTCGTGGGATTCGAAGTACGGCGCGGGCCGGCCCGGCTGGCACATCGAGTGCTCGGCGATGGGCTGCACGCTGCTCGGCGAGCATTTCGACATCCACGGCGGCGGGCAGGACCTGCAGTTCCCGCACCACGAGAACGAGATTGCGCAGAGCGAGGGCGCGACCGGCCAGACGTTCGTCAACTACTGGATTCACAACGGCTTCGTGCAGGTCGACAACGAGAAGATGTCGAAGTCGCTCGGCAACTTCTTCACGATCCGCGACGTGCTGGAGCAGTACGACGCCGAAGTCGTGCGCTTCTTCATCGTGCGCACGCATTACCGTTCGCCGCTCAACTACAGCGACGTGCATCTCGACGATGCGCGCGCGGCGCTGACGCGGCTCTATACCGCCTTGAAGGACGTCGCGCCGGATGCGGCCGCGCTCGACTGGAACGAGCCGCACGCGCAGCGCTTCGCGGCCGCGATGAACGACGATTTCAACACGTCGCTCGCGGTGTCCGTGCTGTTCGAGCTGGCGGGTGAAGTGAACCGCACGCGCGACGCGGCGCTGGCGCGCCAGCTGAAGCAGCTGGCGGCACTGTTGGGATTGCTCGGCCGCGAGCCGCGCGCGTTCCTGCAGCAGGCGGCTGGCGCCGCGCAGGAAGGCGCGCTGGCGGCCGACGAGATCGAAGCGAGGATCGCCGCGCGCGGCGCGGCGAAACGTGCGAAGGACTATGCCGAAGCGGACCGGATCCGGGCGGAACTGCTCGAAGCCGGTGTCGCGCTTGAAGACAAACCGGGCGGGTCGACCGAATGGCGTCGCGTATGA